From Alosa sapidissima isolate fAloSap1 chromosome 2, fAloSap1.pri, whole genome shotgun sequence, one genomic window encodes:
- the LOC121690704 gene encoding GTPase IMAP family member 9-like: MSDNVHHLPELKIVLLGYRAAGKSSSGNTILGREEFDTVGRTAQCVKRQREVAGRQVTVVEAPGWWINLQLENTELTREEIELSVSLCPPGPHAILLVISGDSSFPETYRRSVQEHLELLSERVWSHTIVLFTCGDWLGDTPIEQHIESGGESLHWLVEKCGNRYHVLNNQNRDDHMQVTQLMEKIEEMVAGSSGQHDEIVSGDSLADSRSLSSSAYSSFRSQDGREEQHTRPVKKARSFDIIPPRMGGESSGNSDHWSFTSSAYSSLRSQTGYDISSLRGSMRSTASSQSSGVGSMSSRAGSTRSSDSRGFKFPNLFKAKKALGDLPEAQEASDSTHIRKEKESAEKQEKLINQDTQTPV, from the exons ATGTCTGACAACG TGCATCATCTGCCAGAGTTGAAGATTGTGCTGCTGGGATACAGAGCTGCTGGGAAGAGTTCAtcaggaaacaccatcctgggAAGAGAGGAGTTTGATACTGTAGGGAGAACAGCTCAGTGtgtgaagagacagagagaagtagCAGGGAGGCAGGTCACTGTGGTGGAGGCTCCAGGATGGTGGATTAATCTTCAGTTAGAGAACACTGAACTGACTAGAGAGGAGATTGAgctcagtgtgtctctgtgtcctccTGGACCCCACGCTATACTGCTGGTCATAAGTGGGGACAGTTCATTCCCTGAGACATATAGAAGGTCAGTGCAGGAACACCTGGAGCTTCtcagtgagagagtgtggagtCACACTATAGTGCTGTTCACCTGTGGAGACTGGCTGGGAGACACACCCATTGAGCAGCACattgagagtggaggagagagtctGCACTGGCTGgtagagaaatgtgggaacagatATCATGTCCTCAACAACCAGAACAGAGATGATCACATGCAGGTTACACAGCTGATGGAGAAGATAGAAGAGATGGTGGCAGGAAGCAGTGGGCAGCATGATGAGATTG TGAGTGGAGACTCCCTCGCTGACTCCAGATCTCTCAGTAGTTCTGCATACAGCTCCTTCAGATCTCAGGATGGGCGAGAGGAACAACATACGCGTCCTGTCAAGAAAGCAAGAAGCTTTGACATTATACCACCAAGAA TGGGTGGAGAATCCAGTGGAAATTCTGACCACTGGTCTTTCACCAGCTCTGCATACAGCTCCCTCAGATCACAGACAGGATATGACATCAGCTCTCTCCGTGGTTCCATGAGGTCTACAGCTTCTTCACAGAGTTCTGGAGTTGGATCTATGAGTTCTAGAGCTGGTTCTACTAGGAGTTCAGACTCCAGAGGATTCAAGTTCCCAAACCTGTTTAAAGCGAAGAAGGCTCTTGGAGATCTTCCTGAGGCCCAGGAGGCATCAGACTCCACACACATCAGGAAGGAGAAGGAGTCAgcagagaagcaggagaaattaATTAATCAGGATACACAAACTCCAGTATAA